Proteins encoded by one window of Polaribacter haliotis:
- a CDS encoding TRAP transporter substrate-binding protein yields the protein MPQTHPVHKGILEFKKSLEKKSNGTLKVKIFPDGQLGSERETLELLQIGSVAATKVSAAILSNFVPEYNVLGIPYLFRNKVHQFSVLEGAIGKSILEKGSKFWLRGLCYYDAGSRSFYTSKKAIRTPEDLNGLKIRVQNNQMAINMVNSMGGAATPLAYGELYAAIQQGVVDGAENNPPSFVSSNHYEISKYYTLDEHSSVPDVLLIGTKYWNKLSKQERIWVQEAADESAQAEKIFWKESVDQSLKTIKDWGVEVIIPEKSLFAEKSKNVVINFVKKFPEMGKLVKEIKNN from the coding sequence TTGCCACAAACTCACCCTGTACACAAGGGTATTTTAGAATTTAAGAAGTCTTTAGAAAAAAAATCTAATGGTACATTAAAAGTTAAAATTTTTCCTGACGGCCAATTAGGATCAGAAAGAGAAACTTTAGAGTTATTGCAAATTGGTAGTGTTGCTGCCACCAAAGTCAGTGCAGCTATATTATCTAACTTTGTTCCTGAATACAATGTGTTAGGAATTCCATATCTTTTTAGAAATAAAGTACATCAATTTAGTGTTTTAGAAGGGGCAATTGGTAAATCAATTTTAGAAAAAGGATCTAAATTTTGGTTACGGGGTTTATGTTACTACGATGCTGGGAGTAGAAGTTTTTATACAAGCAAAAAAGCAATAAGAACTCCAGAAGATTTAAATGGCCTTAAAATTAGGGTACAAAATAATCAAATGGCTATTAATATGGTAAATTCTATGGGAGGTGCTGCTACACCTTTAGCTTACGGAGAATTATATGCTGCTATTCAACAAGGTGTTGTAGATGGTGCAGAAAATAACCCACCTTCTTTTGTTTCTTCAAATCATTACGAAATAAGTAAATATTACACGTTAGATGAACATTCTTCTGTACCAGATGTATTATTGATAGGTACTAAATACTGGAATAAACTGTCTAAACAAGAAAGAATTTGGGTACAAGAGGCAGCAGATGAGTCAGCTCAAGCTGAAAAAATATTTTGGAAAGAATCTGTAGATCAGTCTCTAAAAACTATAAAAGATTGGGGCGTAGAAGTTATTATTCCAGAAAAATCATTGTTTGCAGAAAAATCTAAAAACGTTGTAATAAATTTTGTGAAAAAATTCCCAGAAATGGGCAAATTAGTAAAAGAAATTAAAAATAATTAA